A single window of Gossypium arboreum isolate Shixiya-1 chromosome 13, ASM2569848v2, whole genome shotgun sequence DNA harbors:
- the LOC108485245 gene encoding mitogen-activated protein kinase kinase kinase 18-like, translated as MGKQSNTQKISWTKGKCLGKGSFGTVSLAINEIDGSVFAVKCVDLATCLPNQLESLENEIRILRSFSSPFVVEYLGDDVTSYEFLTTSYRNLHMEYLQGGTVVDFRAFKRRLADLDERILRWQTRCLVSALKYVHGQGIVHCDVKGKNALVGSDLATVKLADFGSAVEIKRESAGNRCMSLITPRGSPLWMAPEVIRGEYQGPESDVWSLGCTVIEMVTGKPAWEDQGFNSLSRIANSDELPELPTQLSELGKDFVEKCLRRDRNQRWSCDQLLQHPFLASASPPNRTKGSSPRCVLDFANSDFEEDENTENVEDSARERICKLATVRGVIWESDGWMAVRSLSFPRESSLNCEEGTNTEYLESMRTGLEFPGCFDGSNSVEWQCGNSEDVRGLKSSSTRLWCDCSAGRSCGYRSENVELAVDKGEFRFYRYCNLLLQLFLSNLRIFRYILYLIFVLITTLLQLFLSNLINPNLSQSTQA; from the coding sequence ATGGGGAAACAGAGCAATACCCAGAAAATTTCTTGGACTAAAGGGAAGTGTTTAGGTAAAGGCTCCTTTGGTACTGTAAGCTTGGCGATTAATGAAATAGATGGGTCTGTTTTTGCAGTAAAATGTGTTGATTTAGCAACGTGTTTACCAAACCAGTTGGAGTCTTTGGAGAATGAAATTAGGATCCTCCGTTCGTTTTCTTCTCCTTTTGTCGTTGAGTATCTCGGCGATGACGTTACTAGTTATGAGTTTCTGACGACATCTTACCGGAATCTTCACATGGAGTACTTACAAGGTGGCACCGTTGTTGATTTTAGGGCATTTAAACGCCGGTTGGCTGACTTGGACGAGCGGATTTTACGGTGGCAAACACGGTGCTTGGTTTCGGCTTTGAAATACGTGCACGGTCAAGGCATTGTCCACTGTGATGTGAAAGGGAAGAATGCTTTGGTGGGCTCCGATTTGGCTACTGTAAAGCTTGCGGATTTCGGCTCGGCGGTTGAGATTAAAAGGGAAAGCGCGGGAAACAGGTGTATGTCCCTGATCACGCCACGCGGAAGCCCTCTATGGATGGCACCGGAGGTGATTCGCGGCGAGTATCAAGGGCCGGAGAGTGACGTTTGGTCTTTAGGATGCACCGTCATCGAGATGGTCACAGGGAAACCAGCTTGGGAGGACCAGGGGTTTAATTCACTGAGTCGAATTGCTAACTCGGATGAATTGCCTGAGTTACCGACTCAGTTATCTGAACTCGGTAAGGATTTCGTAGAGAAGTGTTTGAGAAGGGATCGGAATCAAAGGTGGAGCTGCGATCAGCTGCTGCAGCATCCATTTTTAGCATCGGCTTCGCCGCCGAATAGGACCAAGGGATCATCTCCACGTTGCGTGCTTGATTTCGCCAACTCGGATTTCGAAGAGGACGAAAATACAGAGAATGTTGAAGATTCGGCGAGGGAGAGGATTTGTAAATTAGCGACTGTAAGAGGGGTAATTTGGGAATCTGATGGGTGGATGGCGGTAAGGAGTTTGAGTTTCCCTCGTGAATCAAGTCTGAATTGTGAGGAAGGGACAAATACGGAATATCTAGAGTCGATGAGGACAGGTTTGGAATTTCCCGGTTGTTTTGATGGTAGTAATTCAGTTGAGTGGCAGTGTGGTAACTCCGAGGATGTTAGAGGGTTAAAATCGTCAAGTACTAGGCTATGGTGCGACTGCTCCGCCGGTAGGAGCTGTGGGTATAGGTCAGAAAACGTGGAGTTAGCGGTGGATAAGGGAGAGTTCAGATTCTACAGATATTGTAATTTGTTATTACAGTTATTTTTGAGTAATTTAAGAATATTcagatatattttatatttgatttttgtTCTAATTACTACTTTGTTACAACTatttttgagtaatttaattAATCCCAACCTTTCCCAGTCAACACAAGCATAA